AGAAAATGCGCGAATCACTGGCAGACCAGTAATAATTTCACGAGAAACTAGGTTCACTCGATCGACTAAATTTTGTAAGGCTTTAAATTTAGGCATGGTCGTCAACAATAAGGTCATCACTAGGACTAAGACTGCAACTACAGCCACTCCAACAATCCATCCCATACCTGTTCCTGTTTTATATACATTGTAGATACCGCCAATCCCAAGAATTGGGGCATATAAAACGATACGCATGATCATGACGATTCCCATTTGCATTTGTTGAATATCGTTTGTATTACGAGTAATCAATGAAGCGGGGGAGAATTTCTCCATTTCTGTATTTGAAAATTGCAATGTTCGCTCGTATTGACCAACACGTAAATTTCGTGCAACAGATGCAGCCACTAAGGATGCAATCAATCCAACAATGATTGCTGCAACTGCTGAAACAAGCGTTAATAGAAGCATTTTTGTTCCTGTTTTGATCATATAATCTGTTTGTATTTGTTTTGTATTCATGTCTAGTGCTTTGTATTCAGCCAATGTCAATTGAATACCTACAGTTTTTATTGAATCCGCGCCTAGATCCCCTAAGCTTTTTTTAGTTTCTTTGCGAGCAGCTTCAACTTTAGCTGGTATTTCGTCGCTCTTTGTTTTAATTAATTCTGCTAATGCGTTGGCTTCTGCGCCCTTAGCTTGGGCTTGAGCAGCTAACTCTTGAGCTTTGGCACCTTGTTCTGTTGCTACAGTAATATCTGTTGCAGAAGCAGCTTCTACGCTAGCAACTTTGGCTTGTTCACCTAGATTTTTTGCTTCTTCTCCGAGTTGTTTTGCTTTAGCTCCATCGGCTCCAATCATTTTGTAGTCTTCGATAATAGCTTTCGCTTTACTTGCATTTGATGAATCTTTTGCTTGTGAAGACGCCAACATCATCATCGGCAGATTAAAAATATCCGCTAACTTGGCTTTTGTCATATCGTTTTGAAGCGTTAAATTGTACACTTCAACCTCTTTACCATTAATTTTTTCAGTTGTTAATTTGTAATTATCCTCAATGGTTTTTTTCTCATCTTCAGTCATGAACATTTCAATTCCTTGAAGAGTTGTTTTTCTAATTTTTTCAGGCGTGGAGTATTCAAGTCCTCCTTGTTGAATCCCAACATCAACGATACCTGATGTTAAGTTTGGTAAGCTTAAATCACTATTTGCCTGTACGACTAAAAGCACAAGAACTGCGATGACCGCATACCAGTATTTGCCGAGATATTTGAAAATTTTCACTATTGGTCACCTTCCTCTTTCTGGGATATTTGTTGGGAGTAGTCTACGAATTTTGCAGTCAGCTTGATAAATTGCTTTGTGTCTTGTTCTCCCATCATCTTAAACACTTGAACAATCTTATCCCGCATTTCTTTCTTTTGAAGTTTAGCTGCTTTTTTGCCGCACTCAGTTAAAGTAACATGGATACGACGTCGATCATTGGGGTCCATTTTACGTTCAATCTGTCCTTTTTTTTCTAAGCTTCCTAAAACAACTGCGATGCGGGCGCTAGATAGATTCAATGATTCTGCGAGGTGCTTTGGGCTCGTTGGTTCACCATAACGATTAAGGAACTTGATAACAATACTTTCACCTTGATTGCTCTTTTCAAGTCTACTAAATGCGCTATGACGATTTTGAACCATTAGACGCATCAGCTCTTGTTCTGCTTCTTCTGCGAATGACATATGACTCCTCCTTTTATTCAAAATAATTACTTCCACCATTAATAGCTAACAGTGTTAGTAACTAATGCTGTTTGATATTAACGCAAATAGCTTTCTTTGTCAATAGAGTTGGTTTAAAAATTAAAATGAATACGGTTTTATTTTAAAAAATATAAATATATGTAATTTCAGAGATATTTAACTCTGATTTTAATAAAAAAACTGAGACAACAATAATCTGTCGTCTCAGTCTCTTCTTTTATTTATTATGCTTTGTTAGCAGAACCGAACCATTCGATACGTTGTTCAACTAATTCAGTAACAGCTTTTGTTCCTGGTGCTAATAATTTACGAGGGTCAAAACCTTTACCTTCAAGGTCCTTGCCTTCTTCAATATATTTACGAGTTGCAGCTGCAAATACTTCTTGACATTCAGTGTTCACGTTGATTTTAGAAACACCCATAGAGATTGCTTTTTGAACTTGCTCTAAAGGAATACCTGATCCGCCGTGTAATACCAACGGGATATCACCAACAGCGTCAGAAATTGCTTGTAAATGATCAAAAGCTAATCCAGCCCAGTTATCTGGGTAAGAACCGTGAATGTTACCAATTCCGCATGCTAGGTAATCAATCCCAGTAGCAACCATTTGTACACATTCTTGAATGTCAGCTAATTCACCTGAACCGATGATTCCGTCTTCTTCACCACCAATTGAGCCAACTTCACATTCTACAGAAACGCCTTTAGCATGTGCTTTAGCAACAACATCTTTTGCTTTTTCAATATTTTCTTCAAACGGTAAGTGAGAACCATCAAACATTACTGAAGTGTAGCCGATTTCGATACATTCTAATGCATCTTCGTATTCACCATGGTCTAAGTGAAGAGCTACTGGTACAGTAATGCCCATTGAATCAATCAAATCTTTTACTAAATCGTAACATACTTGGTATCCGCCCATGTATTTAGCCGCACCCATAGAAGTTTGGATTAATACTGGCGCTTTTTTAGCTTCTGCAGCTTCAAGAATCGCTTTAGTCCATTCTAGGTTGTTTGTGTTGAATCCTCCAACACCGTAGCCGCTTTTACGAGCTGCTTTAAGAAATTCTGTTCCTGATACTAATGGCATAATAAAATTCCTCCTAAGTTTTAAAAAAACTTTATTTGTTAAGGACATCCTTAACCAACAGTTATATTTTAGCAGACTTTTTAGTACTTTTCTACTAAAATTGTCTTTTTCAGAAAACTTTTGTCCAAACTTTCACAAAACTGTGGACAGTTTTAGCTATTTGTCTGAAAAAACATTGCTACACCAATGATTGCTAAACATTATAATGAAAGTTATCTTTAGCAAATAAAGCGATTGTATAAATAAAAAAAGTCCAAATTATAAGAAAATATCCTTACAATTTAGACAAATTTTCTATTTTCCTTTACGTTTTTTCACTTCCGGAAAACTACCTGTACTTTTAAAAATCCGTTGTTCATCTTCATTCGCAAAACGACCTAAGACAGACTGCGTTGGAATAATATTCATAAAGGCATTTTCATCTACTTCATAAACAATCTGCTCTAAATCGTATAATTCATAACGAGTGATGACCATCATGATCATACGGCCTTCTACACCGGAATAACCACCCATAGACGGTAACAATGTCATTCCACGGATCATCTGCTTTGAAATGGCTTGTGTGACAATTTCTGGATTAACCGTTACAATCATAGCCGTTACTTTTTGATGACTGGTGTGAATCATATCAACTACTTGAGTCATACAATAAATCGAGATGATCGTGTACAACGCACTCTCCCAATCAAAAACAAATCCTGCAATCACGACAATAATTCCATTAAGCATAAACATATAATTTCCAACTGTCTTACCTGTTGTTTTAGATAAAACCAATGAAACAATATCCATACCGCCCGTTGTAAAGCCCATTTTCAAAGATAATCCTGCACCAATCCCAATCAAAACGCCGCCGACAATTGCATTCATCAAAGGATTAGTGGTAACGACTTCGATAGGCAATAGAATCGTCGTTATTGAAACCCAAGCAACATTTAGAAAACTATAAATCGTTGATTCTTTCCCTAATTTCAAAAAACCTAAAATAAAAATTGGAATATTTAATAACAAAATAAAAAGACCTGTATCAATGGTTATCGATAAATGCGTATGTAATAAAGTCGCAATAATCTGTGCAACGCCATTCATTCCTGCTGAAAAAACTTTTGCTGGAATTAAAAAAAGTTTAAACTGATTGCTACTAAAATCCCTGTAACAAAAATAACGGCAAACTTTTTCAATGTTTCACTTTGTCTATATGAAATAACCCACTTATTCATGTATATCCTCCCCTTTACCAAAAAGCTGTTCCATTCTTGCAACTTTTACTTATCACCGATTCAATCAGAAAAATCTCCTGATTTAGAATAACAGTTCATCGTAAAAAAGAAAAGAAAAATTGATTAAAATGAGGATTATTTTAGTCACTTCCCTTCGG
The DNA window shown above is from Enterococcus sp. 4G2_DIV0659 and carries:
- a CDS encoding ABC transporter ATP-binding protein, coding for MKIFKYLGKYWYAVIAVLVLLVVQANSDLSLPNLTSGIVDVGIQQGGLEYSTPEKIRKTTLQGIEMFMTEDEKKTIEDNYKLTTEKINGKEVEVYNLTLQNDMTKAKLADIFNLPMMMLASSQAKDSSNASKAKAIIEDYKMIGADGAKAKQLGEEAKNLGEQAKVASVEAASATDITVATEQGAKAQELAAQAQAKGAEANALAELIKTKSDEIPAKVEAARKETKKSLGDLGADSIKTVGIQLTLAEYKALDMNTKQIQTDYMIKTGTKMLLLTLVSAVAAIIVGLIASLVAASVARNLRVGQYERTLQFSNTEMEKFSPASLITRNTNDIQQMQMGIVMIMRIVLYAPILGIGGIYNVYKTGTGMGWIVGVAVVAVLVLVMTLLLTTMPKFKALQNLVDRVNLVSREIITGLPVIRAFSREKFEEKRFDTANTNLMKTQLFVNRAMSIMMPVMMLMMNGISVLIVWVGGHNMDKGQLQVGDMMAFITYTMMIVMAFMMLSMVSIILPRANVAAGRVEEVLNTVPTIKDPNQPKDDHEFKGEVKFEAVEFRYGDADEDVLHHINLVAKPGQTTALIGSTGSGKSTIVNLIPRLFDVTGGRITIDGIDIREMSLHKLHEIIGFVPQKGILFSGDIASNIKFGDGDISDEQMKKAAKIAQAEEFIDSNEKGYDREISQGGTNVSGGQKQRLSIARALAKDPKILIFDDSFSALDNKTDVALRKALSENIKGATQIIVAQKISTILHADNIIVLNEGRVVGHGTHEELMQSSKVYQEIAQSQLSNDELGIEEAE
- a CDS encoding MarR family winged helix-turn-helix transcriptional regulator produces the protein MSFAEEAEQELMRLMVQNRHSAFSRLEKSNQGESIVIKFLNRYGEPTSPKHLAESLNLSSARIAVVLGSLEKKGQIERKMDPNDRRRIHVTLTECGKKAAKLQKKEMRDKIVQVFKMMGEQDTKQFIKLTAKFVDYSQQISQKEEGDQ
- a CDS encoding class II fructose-bisphosphate aldolase, with the protein product MPLVSGTEFLKAARKSGYGVGGFNTNNLEWTKAILEAAEAKKAPVLIQTSMGAAKYMGGYQVCYDLVKDLIDSMGITVPVALHLDHGEYEDALECIEIGYTSVMFDGSHLPFEENIEKAKDVVAKAHAKGVSVECEVGSIGGEEDGIIGSGELADIQECVQMVATGIDYLACGIGNIHGSYPDNWAGLAFDHLQAISDAVGDIPLVLHGGSGIPLEQVQKAISMGVSKINVNTECQEVFAAATRKYIEEGKDLEGKGFDPRKLLAPGTKAVTELVEQRIEWFGSANKA